The window CTGGCCCTCGCGATCGTTCCGCTGCTCGAGGGCGGCGCCTGGGTGTACGACGTCGTCTTCCTCGCGCTCGCGCTGCCCCCGCTCGGCATCCTCGCGGCGCGGCTGTACGTCTCGCTCGATCCGATCGCCGAGTTGCTGGCCGACACGGTAACGCGAGCCGAATCGGCACCGAACGGAAACACTGACGAGGATGCCGTCGCCACGGAGCGAGGTGAGCACTAATGTCGTTCCCAACCTCCGACGCTGACGCCGCCGAGACGACGGACGGAACCGCAGCCGAGACCGGGCTCCCCGTCCTCGCGGGCGCCGCCGCCGGACTCGGCGCCTGGCTCGTCGGCTACGCCGTCACCTACCTGCTCGTCGCGAACGATGTCCGCGAGTCGCCGATTCAGCGAATGATCGAAGCGTTCGGCGGCGAGCCGGCTACCTACGAGATGGTCGGCTGGGTGTTCTACAACGCCCACCTGGCCGAGACGGTGTTCCGGAACGTCCCGCTGGTCGGGAGCCGCGCGACGTCGTACATCGGCGGCGAGAACGGGTTCACCGTCGCCCTGTATGCGATTCCCGTCGTAACCCTGCTGGTCGCCGGCCTCGCGCTCGCGGCGTACCGGGGTTCGTCGGCACCGATCGACGGGCTGCTCGCCGGCCTGACCGCGCTCCCGGGCTACCTCCTCGCCACCGTCGCGGGCGTCTTCCTCTTCGAGGTCACCGTCGGGAACGCGACGGGCGGCCCCGACGCGTTGCCCGCCGTCGTCCTCGCCGGACTGCTCTTCCCCGCAGTCTGTGCGAGTATCGGCGGCGTCGTCGGCGCCGTCGTTACCGGCCGAATTCGGAGCGATCGGTAGTCGACGCGGGCGAATGCTATTTTCGCGGCTCGTCGAACGTGGATGATTAACCATGGGTCTCGTAACCAAACCTATTCAGCGCTCGAGCGGCTAGAGCGGACAATGACTGATTCCGACGTCGAGACCGACGCGGACGGATCACTCAAGGAGCGCGTCGAGGCCTGGCTCAGCCGCGAGATGCCGATCATCCAGATGCACGGTGGGACGAGCGCGGTCCGGAAGGCCGACCCCGAGAGCGGCGAGGTCATCATCGAACTCGGCGGCGGCTGTAAGGGCTGTTCGGTCAGCGACGTGACGACGGGCAACATCGAGGCCGAACTGATCAAGTGGCCCGAGATCGACGAGGTGACGGTCCGCGTGCCGGATGCCCGCGATAGCCTCGGCGGTCCCGAGCAACCCGAATCGATCATGGGCGTCGATCGAACGGAGGGCGGCCGCGGCGACTGGGGCTCGTCGAATCCCGGCAAGGACCACCTGTAGCGGTCCGGTCCGAGCCTTGATCCGTCCAGTCCGTCGATAGTATTTTCTCATACGCGCGTAGCCGCACACCCGAGCGTCCGGGGTTCGGACAAACCGGAGTCCAGCCGACTGACTTACTCCAGCCGACTGTGTTTTCTCGACAACC is drawn from Halopiger aswanensis and contains these coding sequences:
- a CDS encoding NifU family protein, whose translation is MTDSDVETDADGSLKERVEAWLSREMPIIQMHGGTSAVRKADPESGEVIIELGGGCKGCSVSDVTTGNIEAELIKWPEIDEVTVRVPDARDSLGGPEQPESIMGVDRTEGGRGDWGSSNPGKDHL